CATCCTCGGGACGCTCCCGGAGCGGAGGCACACGGATCGGCACCACGCTGAGGCGGTAGAACAGATCTTCCCTGAACTTTTTCTGCTCCACAAGCGCGGCCAGATCGCGGTTGGTGGCGGAGATGATGCGCACAGCGACGTGCAGCGTCTCCTCTCCGCCGACATGCTGAAGTTCCCCTTCCTGCAAGACGCGGAGCAATTTGGCCTGAGACGCTTCATGCAGATCGCTCACTTCATCCAGGAAAATCGTGCCTCCATCCGCCAGTTCAAACTTGCCGCGCCGGCTGGAAGTCGCTCCCGTGAACGCACCTTTTTCGTGTCCAAACAGCTCGCTTTCCAGCAATTCAATCGGGATAGCGGCGCAATTGACCTTGATGAACGGTCCTGAGGCGAAAGGACTCTGCCGATGCAGATGCGCCGCAATGAGTTCTTTGCCCGTGCCGGACTCTCCCTGCAGCAGCACCCGGGCGTCGGACCGCGCCACCTGGCCGGCTTGTTCCACGACGCGCTGGAAGACCGGACTGACGCCGATCATGCGCGGCGCTTCTCCCACGAGTTCCCGCAGCCGGGTGTTTTCCTGCTGCAGCGCTGCCTGCTCCAGGGCGTTTTTCAGCACCAGCAGCAGGCGATCACGGCCGAGCGGCTTCTCCAGGAAATCGAAGGCTCCGGCCCGAGTGGCGGCCACGGCATCGGCGATCGTACCGTGCCCGGAGATCATGATGACCGGAGCCTGGTTGTCCATCTGGCGCAGGACGTTCAGCAGGTCGATCCCGTTGCCGTCGGGCAGACGCACGTCGAGCAGGAACGCATCGACGCGCGACCGCGGCACCTGCCTCTGGAATTCCGCAGCCGTCCGGCAGATCAGCACCCCGTAGCCGGCCCCTTCAAGAACCAGCCGCAGCGAGGCACTGACATTCGCCTCGTCATCGACAATCATGATTTTTTTTGCAGACATGGTCCGGCTCTCTTGCTTCTTGGCGTCCACGCGTCCTGGCGGTTCATGGAGAAGATGCCCGCAATGACTCTAAGATTCATGCTTGCGCCCTGGGGAGCAGCAGGCGGAAGCCGGCACCTCTCAACCGGCCTTCGATCGCCTTCAGATCCCCTCCAGCCAGAAGGGCGTTTTTGCGCGAGATGGACAGCCCGAGCCCCATGCCGCGCTTCTTGAAGGAGATCGAAGGTTCAAAAAGCGATCCCCGCGCTTCCGCGCTCAATCCCGGTCCCGAGTCGTGCACTTCAACCAGAATTCTTCCTTCAGCGGCTCCGGTAGTGCACAGCACCTTGCCCCCCGGGCCCGCTGCCTCTGCCGCATTCTCAAGAAGATTGGTCAAGATTCCCTTGATCTGGTCGCCATCCGCCCAGGCAGCAGGGAGACCGGCGCCGGGCCTGATCTCGTAAGCCACCTCCGGATGCGCCACCGACAGAAATTGAATGCGCTCTTCCAGCAGCGCGTTGAGATCAAGTGCGGTGGGATTTGCGGGCGGCTCCGTGGCAAATTCGGAGAACGCCCGCACGCGCCGCTCCAGGCTCTCCACCTCGTCGACCACCACCTGGGCGGCCTGCTCCAGAAATCGGCGGTCGGCCGCCGGCTGTCGCGCCAGGATTTCCTCCACCGTCAACCGGATGGGCGTCAGGGAATTCTTCAACTCGTGTGCCATCTTGCGAGCCAGCATCTGCCAGCTGGCTACCTGTGTCAAGTAGACAAGGCGATCGCGGCTCTGTTGCAGATGCTCCGCAGTGTGATTGAATGCCTGGATGGCACGGCCGATTTCATCGTGCTGCCTGGAGTGGAGCCTGGTCTCAAAGTTCCCGCCGGCCAGCTGAAAGAGGCCGGCGGTCAATTCCTGAATCGGACTGCTGATGCGGTTGGCCAGGTAGACGACGCTCGCCAAGGCAAGGACCCAGACGATCGCGCTCAGCAGAATCAGAGTATAGGTGAAGCCGCGGGGCAGGTTACGCTGCCGGAGCCACTCCACTCGGGAACGTGTCTGGCGGATTTGCTCCCTCAACTCCTCCATGCGGACGGAGTTCAGGCTCCTGGAGTAGAGCCAGACCTCCGAGCCGCGGCGTTGCAGGTAGTTCAAACGATCGCCATAAGGAACCGACAGCACGAAACGCTCCGCGTCCGGGCTTTCCCAAAACTGCTGCAGAAACGGGGGCCAGCTTGCCCTGGCCGCGGCAGTGAATCGCTGCCCCTCGAGCCGGCCTGATGCCAGCTCCGCTTTGAGGTCCTCACGCGCCTGGCGGTAATACTCGCGCGCGATGACTTCCAGGGACTTGGAGAGCCTGTCCAGATCATCGGTTGCTACGTAACTGAGGCTTTGCTCCAGCAAGGCCGCATTCATCCAAAGGATGGCCGCCAACGGCACCAGGGTGGCGGCCAAAAAAATCAGGATGAGTTTGTGTCGAAGCCGGTTCAAGCTGTATCCCGTCACAAACCAAACCAAAGCTCCCACAGATTCCACGGGCCGCACGATGCAATTCTGTTCTGGATTATCCGCGTGATCTGTGACCAGGTCTTTTGTGCTCTTTGTTTCTTGTCTTTCAGATCCGATAGATGCAACGGTCCTGAGACCGCTTCCCAACGAAGCGGAGCCTCCTGCCCCTTGCGGCTGAAAACATCGATCAGGCCCGCGAGTGTCAAGGGGCGGCTTTCGCCGCCACTTTCGGCTCCATTTTCCGCGATCCGGCATTCCAACTTGATCGCGAAGGTCTTTCCCGGACCGAACGCCGGAACGGGTACTGCCAGGTTATCCAGGCACCAGGCTTCGGCCGCGGCCGCCGTTAAATGAGATGCGGAGTGAGCGGGAGCTCCTGCCTGAACGACGGAGAACTTCTCCTCCCACAGGTCATAACTCAAGATGAAACGCTCCTGCAGATGAATGGTCGATGCGCCGCCTGCAGTGAGTGTGAGCGCAAACGAATAGGTGACGGAAGCACCGTCGTGGAGCTGTGCGAGCGGTTTGCCCTCGAGGAAGTGCATTTGCGGCGCAGCTACACGCAGGTAATTGCCCAGGCGTTCCACCGTCAGGGACTGGGATTGCGCTTGTATCCAGGGGCAGGTGATCCCGGCAACACATATCAGCAGAATGTAGTATCTGTAGGATCTCATGTCACCCCCTAATTCCTGAATCCCAGCATGAACAACGGGGTCACATGATGGAGCCGCACCGGGAAAGCCAGGGATGCGAAGAACCCGTCTCTCGAAGCCCAACCGAATCCCAGCCCATGCCTGACCCGGGGGTTTTCTCCTTTATCCCAGACCGTTCCTACGTCGTAGAAGATTTGAAAGTCGCCGTAGCGATATTCAAGAGAGCCGTATGCAACGCGCGCTCCTCCCAGCGGCGCCACATCAAATTTGTTCCATCCCCGCAGGGCGAAACTGTTTCCCAGGGAAAAGCGCTCGAACAGCGGCGCGATTCCGGTGATGATGCCGCCCCTGAAATGCGCCCCAAAAAAGTTCCGGCGCTTGGAGAGCGTATAGTCGGCAGTCAGGAAGTGACGGGTGTACACAAAGTCGCTGTCGAGGACCCGGGTGGCCGTCCGCATGGTGTAGTCTGCGCGGAAATTCTGTCTGAAACCGTTCTGGCTGACTATCCGGTGGCGGTATTGGATGTCGGCAGTCCCGACATAAGCCGTCTGCGTGTGAGTCGCCGGATACTGAATCTGAAGGCGCTCGAAGCTGGTGCCCACGCTCAACTTCAAATCACGGTAGGGAATCAGTGACAGCGAAGGGGCAAAAGTCTGGCGTGCGCGGTACACGCCGGGAACATCGGCAGACTGCGCCAATGCCACATGAGTTGCCTGATTGAAGGTCTGATGGTACGCATCGAAATCAATCCGCAGCTGCACTACGTCCGTTCCCACCTTTCTGTTTTCGTAGCGCAGGCGCAGCCCGGCGTTGCGTTCCAGAAGCTCGTCGGCACTGTCGACCGCCCCAAAGGTAAAAACGCTGTGGTGGAAGTCGATCGGGATCTCGATGGCGCCGCTCAAACCTTCCTTGGAATGATACACGACCGGCGGAACGGGCACTTCAAACCGTTTCCAGAAGGTGCGCTCCACCGAAAAAATCACTCTTACGTGCTCCGGCTTGTCCCCGCGCCTGACCTTTACCGCGACGGAATAGTCGCGCAGTTCCTTGCGCAGTTTCTTGGCCAGCTCATTGGCGGCCTCCTGGTTGTACTTCTCTCCAACCAGTTTCTGCATGTCATCACGCAGAGCCTTGCTGACCTTGGATCCGGAAACTCCCGAGAGCTCGACGCTTTCGACGTCATATCGCGAATTGACGTTAGTCTCGGGTTTTTGCGCGCCGGCCTTCACCCCGGCGGCCCAAAACAGAATCAAGAGGATGGTGATTAAGGTTTTGTTTTTCATGCCCGCATGGTTTGCAAGGTTCGGGCCAAACCCTAAGTGATTCATATGAAAACAGATAGCTTTCGAGGTGCCGTGATTTGATTTCACAGGTGTGGTGCCGCTTTCACGCATCACCGCCCAGGCCTGAATTACTCATGAAGCAGAACCGCACGCCCGTGAAAAGCAACGAAATTGGACGCGGATAAACGGCAACAGCTCCCGCACGCCGACCCAGATCGAACGGTCGGCGTCGGTCAGCGTTTTCCCGCGTCCAAAAATGCATTTTGGTGGCACATTCGTGAACCATCCGGGCCAAGCCCCGGATGATCGCCTGCCATTTGTATCGCGAGTTCGCCCGCTGAAGCAACTTGCAAATGAAGCCCTCTCTGGGAACCGCCTCCATGAGTGCCTGCGTGCCTCAAGTCCGTTCATGGCTTGACTCAAGCGCGAAACTCTGATAATTAACTATCCGGTTAGTTAAATGGGACAGCCGGTGCCGAGCAAGCAACACAAGATCGGGTTCCGGCGCAGAAATAGCGCCGGAACCCGGGCCACGATTCTGGACGCCGCGGAGAGGATTTTTGCCGACGCAGGGTTGGCAGGAGCGCGCATGGACGCCATCGCGGCGGCTGCGGGTGTCAACAAGGCGATGCTCTATTACTACTTCAAGAGCAAGGATGGGCTCTACCGTGCCGTGCTCGAGGCGAACGTCGAGGAGTTTCATCGCGAGGCGGAAGCAGTGCTGGCAGGCGCCGGGTCGGCGGGTGCGATCGTGCTTCGCTATGTCATCCATCATTTTGACTTCATAGGCGCACGCCCATACTATGCACGTTTGTTCCAGCGCCTAATGATGGCAGGGGATCCGAGCCTGGATCGCCTCATCAAAACGCACTTTGTGCCGCTGTCCAGGCGCTTGATCGAGTTGATCGAGCACGCGGTGAAGTCGGGCGAGTTTCACCCCCTGGATGCGCGCCAC
This is a stretch of genomic DNA from Terriglobia bacterium. It encodes these proteins:
- a CDS encoding CerR family C-terminal domain-containing protein, with protein sequence MGQPVPSKQHKIGFRRRNSAGTRATILDAAERIFADAGLAGARMDAIAAAAGVNKAMLYYYFKSKDGLYRAVLEANVEEFHREAEAVLAGAGSAGAIVLRYVIHHFDFIGARPYYARLFQRLMMAGDPSLDRLIKTHFVPLSRRLIELIEHAVKSGEFHPLDARHTAISLVALTVFYFNAAPMARKIGNIDVFDPAQQAHRKKEVLKFVRHALFRNPEAVEP
- a CDS encoding HAMP domain-containing protein, producing the protein MNRLRHKLILIFLAATLVPLAAILWMNAALLEQSLSYVATDDLDRLSKSLEVIAREYYRQAREDLKAELASGRLEGQRFTAAARASWPPFLQQFWESPDAERFVLSVPYGDRLNYLQRRGSEVWLYSRSLNSVRMEELREQIRQTRSRVEWLRQRNLPRGFTYTLILLSAIVWVLALASVVYLANRISSPIQELTAGLFQLAGGNFETRLHSRQHDEIGRAIQAFNHTAEHLQQSRDRLVYLTQVASWQMLARKMAHELKNSLTPIRLTVEEILARQPAADRRFLEQAAQVVVDEVESLERRVRAFSEFATEPPANPTALDLNALLEERIQFLSVAHPEVAYEIRPGAGLPAAWADGDQIKGILTNLLENAAEAAGPGGKVLCTTGAAEGRILVEVHDSGPGLSAEARGSLFEPSISFKKRGMGLGLSISRKNALLAGGDLKAIEGRLRGAGFRLLLPRAQA
- a CDS encoding outer membrane protein assembly factor — encoded protein: MKNKTLITILLILFWAAGVKAGAQKPETNVNSRYDVESVELSGVSGSKVSKALRDDMQKLVGEKYNQEAANELAKKLRKELRDYSVAVKVRRGDKPEHVRVIFSVERTFWKRFEVPVPPVVYHSKEGLSGAIEIPIDFHHSVFTFGAVDSADELLERNAGLRLRYENRKVGTDVVQLRIDFDAYHQTFNQATHVALAQSADVPGVYRARQTFAPSLSLIPYRDLKLSVGTSFERLQIQYPATHTQTAYVGTADIQYRHRIVSQNGFRQNFRADYTMRTATRVLDSDFVYTRHFLTADYTLSKRRNFFGAHFRGGIITGIAPLFERFSLGNSFALRGWNKFDVAPLGGARVAYGSLEYRYGDFQIFYDVGTVWDKGENPRVRHGLGFGWASRDGFFASLAFPVRLHHVTPLFMLGFRN
- a CDS encoding sigma-54 dependent transcriptional regulator gives rise to the protein MSAKKIMIVDDEANVSASLRLVLEGAGYGVLICRTAAEFQRQVPRSRVDAFLLDVRLPDGNGIDLLNVLRQMDNQAPVIMISGHGTIADAVAATRAGAFDFLEKPLGRDRLLLVLKNALEQAALQQENTRLRELVGEAPRMIGVSPVFQRVVEQAGQVARSDARVLLQGESGTGKELIAAHLHRQSPFASGPFIKVNCAAIPIELLESELFGHEKGAFTGATSSRRGKFELADGGTIFLDEVSDLHEASQAKLLRVLQEGELQHVGGEETLHVAVRIISATNRDLAALVEQKKFREDLFYRLSVVPIRVPPLRERPEDVRPLAEYFLGEFCSRNNFKSKRIEDDVIAALRNYRWPGNVRELRNVIERMAILSTSDTITVESIPLEIRLPRATGVPSSLEETRAQAERDLIRQALEEAGGNVSAAARTLGIERTRLHKRIRALGLAKDDAL